A window of Malania oleifera isolate guangnan ecotype guangnan chromosome 5, ASM2987363v1, whole genome shotgun sequence contains these coding sequences:
- the LOC131155357 gene encoding CST complex subunit STN1: MDSLYNIHVKLLAFDLLSLTPHPSPSSSTSSSSDPTSFSRKGRAISRVEAVGTVASRELKPDKFLKFTIDDGTGCIPCVLWLNQLKSPYFSRRNPPDVRLIAEIAAHFSAQIHLGGVVRVRGRITAFRGALQITVSDVVVEKDPNIEILHWLDCIKLAHKCYDVRPTGKGQRL; encoded by the coding sequence ATGGATTCACTCTACAACATTCATGTAAAGCTCCTAGCATTCGATCTCCTCTCCCTCACCCCACATCCCTCTCCATCTTCATCTACGTCTTCGTCTTCAGACCCAACTTCCTTCTCTCGCAAGGGTCGTGCCATATCCCGAGTGGAGGCTGTTGGCACTGTTGCCAGCCGAGAGCTAAAACCTGATAAATTCCTCAAATTCACCATCGACGATGGCACCGGCTGCATCCCCTGCGTTCTCTGGCTCAACCAGCTTAAGTCTCCATATTTCTCACGGCGCAACCCACCAGATGTTCGACTAATTGCCGAAATCGCAGCCCATTTTTCCGCGCAGATACACCTTGGTGGTGTTGTGAGGGTCCGTGGCAGGATCACTGCCTTTCGAGGTGCATTGCAGATTACTGTTTCAGATGTTGTTGTTGAAAAAGACCCGAATATAGAAATCTTGCATTGGTTGGATTGTATCAAATTGGCACATAAGTGTTATGACGTTAGGCCCACTGGTAAAGGACAAAGATTGTGA